The following proteins are co-located in the Argopecten irradians isolate NY chromosome 9, Ai_NY, whole genome shotgun sequence genome:
- the LOC138330789 gene encoding dentin sialophosphoprotein-like, protein MDLIEFRYDVSLDQYCLGRTWLIDETHDLRYTKSASDSHDVDITTSDSHDVDITTSDSHDVDITTSDSHDVDITTSDSHDVDITTSDSHDVDITTSDSHDVDITTSDSHDVDITTSDSHDVDITTSDSHDVDITTSDSHDVDITTSDSHDVDITSDSHDVDITTSDSHDVDITTSDSHDVDITTSDSHDVDITTSDSHDVDITSDSHDVDITTSDSHDVDITTCDSHDVDITTSDSHDVDITTSDSHDVDITTSDSHDVDITTSDSHDVDITSDSHDVDITTSDSHDVDITTCDSHDVDITTSDSHDVDITTSDSHDTTSDSHDVDITTRLTSVTDETLQRHGSGTDDSTPILLTTTHTSFTDNGTPILLTTARQFFADDVTPALLTTARQFY, encoded by the exons ATGGACCTGATTGAATTTAGATATGATGTTTCATTAGATCAATATTGTCTTGGTCGGACATGGTTAATAGATGAAACTCAT GATCTGAGGTACACAAAATCTGCTAGTGACTCACAcgatgtagatattactactaGTGACTCACAcgatgtagatattactactaGTGACTCACAcgatgtagatattactacaagTGACTCACAcgatgtagatattactactaGTGACTCACAcgatgtagatattactacaagTGACTCACAcgatgtagatattactactaGTGACTCACAcgatgtagatattactacaagTGACTCACAcgatgtagatattactactaGTGACTCACAcgatgtagatattactacaagTGACTCACAcgatgtagatattactactaGTGACTCACAcgatgtagatattactactaGTGACTCACACGATGTAGATATTACTAGTGACTCACAcgatgtagatattactacaagTGACTCACAcgatgtagatattactactaGTGACTCACAcgatgtagatattactacaagTGACTCACAcgatgtagatattactactaGTGACTCACACGATGTAGATATTACTAGTGACTCGCAcgatgtagatattactactaGTGACTCACAcgatgtagatattactacttGTGACTCACAcgatgtagatattactactaGTGACTCACAcgatgtagatattactactaGTGACTCACAcgatgtagatattactactaGTGACTCACAcgatgtagatattactactaGTGACTCACACGATGTAGATATTACTAGTGACTCACAcgatgtagatattactactaGTGACTCACAcgatgtagatattactacttGTGACTCACAcgatgtagatattactactaGTGACTCACAcgatgtagatattactactaGTGACTCACACGATACTACTAGTGACTCGCAcgatgtagatattactacta GACTCACCAGTGTTACTGACGAGACACTGCAGAGACACGGCAGTGGTACTGATGACAGCACACCAATTTTACTGACGACGACACACACCAGCTTTACTGACAACGGCACGCCAATATTACTGACGACGGCACGCCAGTTTTTTGCTGACGACGTCACACCAGCTTTACTGACGACGGCACGCCAGTTTTACTGA